One region of Zingiber officinale cultivar Zhangliang chromosome 7B, Zo_v1.1, whole genome shotgun sequence genomic DNA includes:
- the LOC122006885 gene encoding thymidylate kinase-like isoform X2 translates to MSSSMQIRMAGCNSDNSRGSLIVLEGLDRSGKTSQSHRLVSHLKDKGVSVELWRFPDRTTAVGQMISAYLANESELDDRAIHLLFSANRWEKRSLMESKLRSGISLIVDRYSYSGVAFSSAKGLDLEWCKAPEVGLVAPDLVIYLDISAEKASERGGYGAERYEQLEFQKKVAETYHTLYDDSWKIIDGCLPVEAVEEQLRELALGTVLSCQKGKPLSKLWSAK, encoded by the exons ATGAGTTCATCAATGCAAATCAGAATGGCTGGGTGCAATAGTGATAATTCACGAGGTTCCCTCATTGTTCTAGAAGGATTAGATCGTAGTGGGAAAACTTCACAATCACATAGGCTGGTCTCACACTTGAAGGACAAAGGAGTATCTGTTGAATTGTGGCGGTTTCCTGATAGGACTACTGCCGTTGGTCAAATGATATCTGCATATCTTGCAAATGAATCAGAACTGGATGATAGAGCAATACACTTGCTTTTTAGTGCAAATCGGTGGGAGAAACG ATCACTTATGGAGAGCAAACTAAGGAGTGGAATCTCTCTTATAGTTGACCGCTATTCATACTCTGGAGTAGCATTTTCTTCTGCTAAGGGGCTTGATCTAGAGTGGTGTAAG GCTCCAGAAGTGGGTTTGGTAGCACCAGATCTGGTTATATATCTTGATATATCAGCAGAG AAAGCATCAGAACGAGGAGGCTATGGAGCTGAAAGGTATGAGCAGCTGGAGTTCCAGAAGAAAGTTGCAGAGACTTATCACACCCTTTATGATGATTCTTGGAAG ATAATTGATGGCTGCCTGCCCGTAGAAGCTGTGGAGGAGCAGTTAAGAGAGCTGGCTCTGGGCACTGTGTTATCGTGCCAAAAGGGCAAGCCACTTAGCAAACTATGGTCAGCCAAATAG
- the LOC122006885 gene encoding thymidylate kinase-like isoform X1, protein MGSLFLRSFGVVGPLRQPRISFRCKIMSSSMQIRMAGCNSDNSRGSLIVLEGLDRSGKTSQSHRLVSHLKDKGVSVELWRFPDRTTAVGQMISAYLANESELDDRAIHLLFSANRWEKRSLMESKLRSGISLIVDRYSYSGVAFSSAKGLDLEWCKAPEVGLVAPDLVIYLDISAEKASERGGYGAERYEQLEFQKKVAETYHTLYDDSWKIIDGCLPVEAVEEQLRELALGTVLSCQKGKPLSKLWSAK, encoded by the exons ATGGGATCACTTTTCTTGAG GAGCTTTGGAGTAGTAGGACCGCTAAGACAACCAAGAATCTCTTTCAGATGTAAAATCATGAGTTCATCAATGCAAATCAGAATGGCTGGGTGCAATAGTGATAATTCACGAGGTTCCCTCATTGTTCTAGAAGGATTAGATCGTAGTGGGAAAACTTCACAATCACATAGGCTGGTCTCACACTTGAAGGACAAAGGAGTATCTGTTGAATTGTGGCGGTTTCCTGATAGGACTACTGCCGTTGGTCAAATGATATCTGCATATCTTGCAAATGAATCAGAACTGGATGATAGAGCAATACACTTGCTTTTTAGTGCAAATCGGTGGGAGAAACG ATCACTTATGGAGAGCAAACTAAGGAGTGGAATCTCTCTTATAGTTGACCGCTATTCATACTCTGGAGTAGCATTTTCTTCTGCTAAGGGGCTTGATCTAGAGTGGTGTAAG GCTCCAGAAGTGGGTTTGGTAGCACCAGATCTGGTTATATATCTTGATATATCAGCAGAG AAAGCATCAGAACGAGGAGGCTATGGAGCTGAAAGGTATGAGCAGCTGGAGTTCCAGAAGAAAGTTGCAGAGACTTATCACACCCTTTATGATGATTCTTGGAAG ATAATTGATGGCTGCCTGCCCGTAGAAGCTGTGGAGGAGCAGTTAAGAGAGCTGGCTCTGGGCACTGTGTTATCGTGCCAAAAGGGCAAGCCACTTAGCAAACTATGGTCAGCCAAATAG
- the LOC122004059 gene encoding dirigent protein 1-like, whose product MTSIQLFSFSFLFLFITTISIVAAGRHHHHAHHLRLYVHNNTAVLSVNLHKPRNFGDLVVFDNVLRLGRHPSSPLVGSMQGLGVSSDITDATSTTMFNIVFTGGQHNGSSIAVFGVFRSADTSDWSIIGGSGEFRQARGYVLNRQVVNPTTTMTARMDAYVTFY is encoded by the coding sequence ATGACATCAATTCAATTATTCTccttctcattcctcttccttTTTATAACTACTATCTCTATAGTCGCCGCCggccgccaccaccaccatgcccACCACCTACGCCTCTATGTCCACAACAACACGGCGGTGCTATCAGTGAACCTCCACAAGCCCCGCAACTTCGGCGACCTCGTCGTCTTCGACAATGTCCTCCGATTGGGGCGCCACCCGAGCTCCCCGCTAGTCGGCTCGATGCAGGGCCTCGGGGTTTCCTCTGACAtcaccgacgccacctccacGACCATGTTCAACATCGTGTTCACCGGCGGCCAGCACAACGGGAGCTCAATCGCCGTGTTCGGAGTGTTCCGGTCGGCTGACACTTCGGACTGGAGCATCATCGGCGGCTCCGGCGAGTTCCGACAAGCGAGGGGCTACGTGCTGAATAGACAAGTAGTCAACCCCACGACGACGATGACAGCTCGGATGGATGCTTACGTCACATTTTACTAA